One window of Leishmania mexicana MHOM/GT/2001/U1103 complete genome, chromosome 12 genomic DNA carries:
- a CDS encoding glucose-6-phosphate isomerase — MSDYLSKLKEHVVESTKVSGCTPCMATSTFNAPHEVARRTKMLGATDSSLLNLPAWKRLQSLYERHGDESILSHFESDHQRFGRYSIEVALQREENFLFLDYSKSHINDEIKDALVALAEERGVRAFVKAMFDGQRVNSTEHRAVLHVALRNRSNRPIIVDGKDVMADVNNVLAQMKSFTEKVRSGEWKGQTGKSVSNIVNIGIGGSDLGPVMVTEALKPFSKRDMHCFFVSNVDGTHMAEVLKQVKLEETVFIIASKTFTTQETLTNAMSARNALMDYLKAKNISTDGAVAKHFVALSTNTEKVREFGIDTANMFVFWDWVGGRYSVWSAIGLSVMLSIGYDNFVEFLTGAHVMDNHFASAPVEQNLPMMLALVGIWYNNFFGAETEAVLPYDQYLWRLPAYLQQLDMESNGKGVTKKSGAVAVQTGPIIFGEAGTNGQHAFYQLIHQGTKIIPCDFIGCVQTQNRVGDHHRILMSNFFAQTEALMVGKSAEEVRQELVQSGMSGDAIESMIPHKTFTGNRPSNSILVNALTPRALGAIIAMYEHKVLVQGAIWGINSYDQWGVELGKVLAKSILPQLKSGNIVSNHDASTNGLINLFNTRAHL, encoded by the coding sequence ATGAGCGATTATCTTTCGAAACTGAAGGAGCACGTGGTGGAGAGCACCAAAGTCAGTGGGTGCACCCCGTGCATGGCCACTTCGACTTTCAATGCCCCGCATGAGGTTGCACGCAGGACCAAGATGCTGGGAGCCACGGACAGCAGCCTGTTGAACTTGCCGGCGTGGAAGCGCTTGCAGTCCCTGTACGAGAGGCACGGCGACGAGTCCATCCTTTCGCATTTCGAGAGTGATCATCAGCGCTTTGGGCGGTACTCGATTGAGGTTGCCctgcagagggaggagaacttcctcttcctcgactACTCCAAGTCACATATCAACGATGAGATCAAGGACGCGTTGGTTGCACTGGCCGAGGAACGTGGAGTGCGGGCGTTCGTCAAGGCTATGTTTGATGGGCAGCGGGTAAATTCTACTGAACACCGCGCCGTGTTACatgtggcgctgcgcaaccGCAGTAACCGCCCGATCATCGTTGACGGAAAAGATGTGATGGCCGATGTGAACAATGTGCTTGCCCAAATGAAGAGCTTTACCGAAAAGGTCCGCAGCGGAGAGTGGAAGGGTCAGACGGGCAAGAGCGTTTCCAACATAGTCAACATTGGCAttggcggcagcgacctTGGCCCGGTCATGGTGACCGAGGCACTGAAGCCGTTCTCCAAGCGCGACATGCATTGCTTTTTTGTGTCCAACGTTGATGGGACACACATGGCTGAGGTGCTGAAGCAGGTGAAGCTGGAGGAGACCGTCTTCATCATTGCGAGCAAGACGTTTACTACACAAGAAACGTTGACGAATGCCATGTCTGCACGCAACGCCCTCATGGACTACCTCAAAGCAAAGAACATCTCGACGGATGGCGCCGTTGCAAAGCATTTCGTTGCCCTATCGACCAACACAGAAAAGGTTCGGGAGTTCGGCATTGATACCGCCAACATGTTTGTGTTCTGGGACTGGGTCGGTGGGCGCTACTCTGTGTGGTCCGCCATCGGCCTCTCCGTGATGCTTTCGATTGGCTACGACAACTTTGTGGAGTTCCTGACTGGAGCGCACGTGATGGATAACCACTTTGCGTCGGCACCGGTGGAGCAGAACTTGCCGATGATGCTGGCTTTGGTCGGCATCTGGTACAACAACTTTTTCGGCGCGGAGacagaggcggtgctgccgtaCGACCAGTACCTGTGGCGTCTGCCTGCCTACCTTCAGCAGCTCGACATGGAGAGCAACGGCAAGGGGGTGACCAAGAAGTCTGGTGCGGTGGCTGTGCAGACGGGCCCCATTATCTTCGGTGAGGCCGGCACAAATGGTCAACACGCATTCTACCAGCTCATTCACCAGGGCACCAAGATCATTCCGTGCGATTTCATTGGCTGCGTCCAAACACAGAACCGTGTGGGGGACCACCACCGGATCCTGATGAGCAACTTCTTCGCGCAGACAGAGGCGCTCATGGTAGGAAAGAGCGCGGAGGAGGTCCGCCAGGAGCTGGTCCAGTCTGGTATGTCAGGTGATGCCATTGAGAGTATGATTCCGCACAAAACGTTTACGGGCAACCGGCCCAGCAACTCGATCTTGGTGAATGCTCTTACTCCGCGTGCGCTGGGTGCCATCATTGCCATGTACGAGCATAAGGTTCTCGTCCAGGGCGCGATTTGGGGCATCAACAGCTATGACCAGTGGGGTGTGGAGCTTGGCAAGGTGCTTGCCAAGTCTATCTTGCCGCAACTCAAGTCCGGCAACATCGTCTCCAATCACGATGCCTCTACGAATGGGCTAATCAACCTGTTcaacacgcgcgcacatctATGA
- a CDS encoding putative vacuolar ATP synthase subunit, translated as MANSVRYRNGEQRIVGIIGDEDTVTGFLLAGVGDNRVMANQGENPSEGQQSGLPPNYYVVTPSTPLSEIEEAFTTMCGRKDIGIIIICQHIANDIRHLMEEHNTVIPCILEIPSKGQKYDAEKDFVLEKITRALGIR; from the coding sequence ATGGCAAATTCTGTCCGCTACCGCAACGGTGAGCAGCGCATCGTCGGGATCATCGGCGACGAGGACACAGTCACCGGGTTTCTTCTTGCCGGAGTCGGCGACAACCGAGTGATGGCTAACCAAGGGGAGAATCCAAGCGAAGGCCAGCAAAGCGGGCTTCCACCAAATTACTATGTTGTGACTCCATCGACGCCTCTGTCGGAGATCGAAGAAGCGTTTACAACCATGTGTGGACGAAAGGATATTGGGATCATCATCATCTGCCAGCACATAGCCAATGATATTCGCCATCTTATGGAGGAACACAACACTGTGATTCCTTGCATCTTGGAGATCCCAAGCAAGGGGCAAAAGTACGACGCCGAAAAGGATTTTGTGCTGGAGAAGATCACTCGTGCGCTGGGTATTCGGTAG